ACAAGTCACCGAATGGAATGTTGGTGACAAAGTGCTTCTTACATTTGCTCCGAAGTGGATCTCTAAAGAAGCAACTCATGCAGAAATTCGCCATACGATTGGTGGACCATTACCAGGTACATTACGTGAAATGGCAGTCGTACCGGAAACAGGTCTTGTTCGAATGCCGAATCATCTCAGTTATGAAGAAGCTGCCACCTTACCTTGTGCTGCTCTCACTGCATGGTCAGGACTTTTCCAATATAGCCAACTCAAACCAGGTGAATTTGTCCTTGTACAAGGAACAGGTGGTGTTTCCATCTTTGCTTTACAGTTTGCTAAATTGGTGGGTGCCAAAGTCATCCTCACTTCCTCAAGTTCAGAAAAGTTGGAACGAGGGAAGGAATTAGGTGCTGATTTTTGTATCAATTACAAAGAAACAAAGGATTGGGGAAAAGAAGTCCGTCGGATCACAGAGAAAGTCGGAGCGGATCATATCATTGAAGTGGGAGGAGCTGGAACTTTGGAACAATCAATCGCAGCCTGTCGTCCGTTTGGTGTGATCCACTTGATTGGGATCCTCGCCGGTAAATCAGGAGAATTGAATTTACTCCCTGCTGTTATGAACAATCTAAAAATCCAAGGTCTCGTTGTCGGGGGAAGAAAAGCCTTCATCGAAATGAACCAAGCTATCGAACAATCTGGACTAAAACCAGTTGTAGACAAAGTGTTTCCACTAGAACAGTCTGTAGAAGCGATTCAGTATTTACGATCAGGATCTCATTTTGGGAAAATTGTGATTCGAATTTAACTAAAATTCCTTTGTAGAGTTAGCAATCGTTTTCGTTTTAAGATATGGAATTATTTTTCGCTAAAGTGATTCAATCAGCTAAGACTGATTAAGCGATTCTCTCGTTTCGAGAGACCAATATATTCTAGCAATCAAATTTTCAACTAGGGATTTCCCTTTCAATCTAACTTTATGAACGCTTTGACTGATGTAAGCAAGAATATCCTGAATTTCGAAATTCTAATTGAGAGTTTAACAGAAAGTAGTTGACGATTTAGAATCTTTTGCCAAACTGGTGCGTTACAAATCATCATGAAAAAATATACTCTGTTCGCAATTCTTTTTGTTTTTGTTCTAAATTGTTCCTCCCCAAAGCCTGAATCCTCCTCAGAAGAGACCTTATTATTGTTGTTACTTGCCACTCCTAGAAGCGGTTCTGGCACGGGTACTGATGGCGCTGCCTGCACTTCGGATGCTAATTGTGCATCTGGTTTTTTGTGTGTAAGTGCCTTTAATTTAAATCAAACTACGATTACTAACAGATGTAAAGCAATTCCTACTACTAGTGGAAGTATTACCATTAATGGAAATTCATCGAATGGAACTATATTATCAAATAGTCCCTTGGTTGACTTTGGTCTAAATATTACATCCGCTGGGAATCATATTGTCACTGCCTTTACATCTACAAGTACACTCGATTTGGTATTGGAAATAACAAATGCTGCAGGTACAGTCGTTACACATTCCTCAGATACAAATGGATCTGGTGCAAGTAGGGAACGGATAAAAGATAATTTGGCTATTGGCTCATATCGTGTTAGAGTGAAAAGCTATTATGTATCGGGAACATTTGGCGGAACCATAAGAGTACAAGTCGCCAATAATCCAACTTTAGTAAGTAGTGGAGGTAGTTGTAATTTTCTAACAAATGCTGGAGGAAGTTCCTGTTATGATTTCTCATTGGGTAGCACACATACTACTGCACTTTGTGGGTCCGGTGGCACTTACAGTGCTACAAATAGTTGTGCCAC
The sequence above is a segment of the Leptospira levettii genome. Coding sequences within it:
- a CDS encoding zinc-dependent alcohol dehydrogenase family protein, with product MKQAEIKEFGLENLKIIDAPDPKIVGPTDVLVRLYAASLNFRDSLVVEGKYNPKFPLPLVPCSDGAGEVLQIGSQVTEWNVGDKVLLTFAPKWISKEATHAEIRHTIGGPLPGTLREMAVVPETGLVRMPNHLSYEEAATLPCAALTAWSGLFQYSQLKPGEFVLVQGTGGVSIFALQFAKLVGAKVILTSSSSEKLERGKELGADFCINYKETKDWGKEVRRITEKVGADHIIEVGGAGTLEQSIAACRPFGVIHLIGILAGKSGELNLLPAVMNNLKIQGLVVGGRKAFIEMNQAIEQSGLKPVVDKVFPLEQSVEAIQYLRSGSHFGKIVIRI